One region of Streptomyces subrutilus genomic DNA includes:
- the lspA gene encoding signal peptidase II: MAEAERIIGTPDVGDDTQPESAGPKGHRRIVALLVVALLAYLLDLGSKMLVVAKLEHQPPIEIIGDVLRFEAVRNAGAAFGFGEAFTIIFTFIAATVIVVIMRLARKLYSLPWAIALGLLLGGALGNLTDRIFRSPGVFRGAVVDFIAPAHFAVFNLADSAIVCGGILIVLLSFRGLDPDGTVHKD, from the coding sequence GTGGCAGAGGCGGAGCGCATCATCGGTACGCCGGACGTCGGGGACGACACCCAGCCGGAGTCCGCCGGGCCCAAGGGGCACCGGCGGATCGTGGCCCTGCTCGTCGTGGCCCTCCTCGCGTACCTGCTGGACCTCGGCAGCAAGATGCTGGTCGTGGCGAAGCTGGAGCACCAGCCGCCGATCGAGATCATCGGCGACGTGCTGAGGTTCGAGGCGGTCCGCAACGCGGGCGCCGCCTTCGGCTTCGGCGAGGCCTTCACGATCATCTTCACCTTCATCGCGGCCACCGTGATCGTGGTGATCATGCGGCTGGCGCGCAAGCTCTACAGCCTGCCGTGGGCGATCGCGCTGGGCCTGCTGCTCGGTGGGGCGCTGGGCAACCTGACCGACCGGATCTTCCGCTCGCCGGGCGTGTTCCGCGGCGCGGTCGTCGACTTCATCGCGCCCGCCCACTTCGCCGTCTTCAACCTCGCCGACTCGGCGATCGTGTGCGGCGGCATCCTGATCGTCCTGCTCTCCTTCCGGGGGCTGGACCCGGACGGGACCGTCCACAAGGACTGA
- a CDS encoding TraR/DksA family transcriptional regulator: protein MVAKKTAGTAGEALAEAPVKKASGKKSTAKKAVAKNAVARKAVAKKAATAKKAPADAAAGRTPAKTAAAEKTAVKKTAVKKTAVKKTAVNKTAVKTAVKKTAVKEAAAKAAAKKTATKKVPAKKAPTTTKASAKKAAAAVAVAAGKTPSKEASAAEKATAVAKRQATAKPAGAEGAAQAAEKTGVGKVVAKKSTGAARKTAAAATSGLPKTRVTAATTPGELAVRPGEDPWTQGEVDEARSELTSEVLRLRAELDASEVAISGLMRDSGDGAGDDQADTGTKNITRESELALAANATSMLEQTERALERLEAGTYGICENCGKPIGKARMQAFPRATLCVDCKQKQERRH, encoded by the coding sequence ATGGTGGCGAAGAAGACCGCCGGTACTGCCGGAGAGGCGCTGGCCGAAGCACCCGTGAAGAAGGCGAGCGGGAAGAAGTCGACCGCGAAGAAGGCTGTCGCGAAGAACGCCGTCGCGAGGAAGGCTGTCGCGAAGAAGGCGGCGACTGCCAAGAAGGCGCCGGCCGACGCGGCGGCGGGCAGGACGCCGGCCAAGACGGCGGCGGCCGAGAAGACGGCCGTGAAGAAGACGGCCGTGAAGAAGACGGCCGTGAAGAAGACGGCCGTGAACAAGACGGCCGTGAAGACGGCCGTGAAGAAGACGGCGGTCAAGGAGGCGGCGGCCAAGGCCGCGGCCAAGAAGACGGCCACGAAGAAGGTCCCGGCGAAGAAGGCGCCGACGACGACGAAGGCATCCGCGAAGAAGGCGGCCGCCGCCGTGGCGGTGGCCGCGGGCAAGACGCCGTCCAAGGAGGCGAGCGCCGCCGAGAAGGCGACTGCCGTCGCGAAGCGGCAGGCCACGGCCAAACCGGCCGGGGCCGAGGGGGCGGCGCAGGCCGCGGAGAAGACGGGAGTCGGGAAAGTGGTTGCCAAGAAGAGCACCGGTGCGGCGAGGAAGACGGCCGCGGCCGCGACCAGCGGACTGCCCAAGACGAGGGTCACTGCGGCCACCACGCCCGGTGAGCTCGCCGTACGGCCCGGGGAGGACCCCTGGACCCAGGGCGAGGTCGACGAGGCCCGCAGCGAGCTGACGAGCGAGGTGCTCAGGCTGCGCGCCGAGCTCGACGCCTCGGAAGTGGCCATCTCGGGCCTCATGCGGGACTCGGGCGACGGCGCGGGCGACGACCAGGCCGACACCGGCACCAAGAACATCACCCGGGAGTCCGAGCTGGCCCTCGCGGCGAACGCCACCTCGATGCTGGAGCAGACCGAGCGGGCCCTGGAACGCCTGGAGGCGGGCACCTACGGGATCTGCGAGAACTGCGGGAAGCCCATCGGCAAGGCCAGGATGCAGGCCTTCCCGCGCGCCACCCTGTGCGTGGACTGCAAGCAGAAGCAGGAGCGCCGGCACTAG
- a CDS encoding GNAT family N-acetyltransferase translates to MAACFAVRTEVFVGEQSVPESIEYDAYDADAVHVLALGPDGVALGTGRLLHGPAARAKTGDPAVGSLGRLAVRKAARGLGVGAALVRAIEAEAVRLGLTAVDLGAQTQALGFYERLGYAAYGPEFQDAGIAHRAMRRPLAGSPGH, encoded by the coding sequence ATGGCGGCGTGCTTCGCGGTCCGGACCGAGGTGTTCGTCGGCGAGCAGTCCGTGCCGGAGTCGATCGAGTACGACGCGTACGACGCGGACGCGGTACACGTCCTGGCCCTGGGGCCGGACGGGGTCGCGCTGGGCACCGGGCGGCTGCTGCACGGGCCCGCGGCCCGCGCCAAGACCGGTGACCCGGCGGTCGGCTCGCTGGGGCGGCTGGCCGTACGCAAGGCCGCGCGCGGGCTGGGCGTCGGCGCCGCGCTCGTCCGCGCGATCGAGGCCGAGGCGGTCCGGCTGGGGCTGACGGCCGTGGACCTCGGCGCGCAGACGCAGGCGCTCGGCTTCTACGAGCGGCTCGGATACGCGGCGTACGGCCCGGAGTTCCAGGACGCGGGCATCGCGCACCGGGCCATGCGGCGCCCCCTCGCGGGGAGCCCGGGGCACTGA
- a CDS encoding SDR family NAD(P)-dependent oxidoreductase encodes MNSWTDRTVLVTGAEGFIGSTLVDLLVARGARVRAFVHYKPYAEKGHLARYLADPDGPVEMWAGDIRDAGRVSDAVAGCDTVFHLAALIGIPYSYASPGAYVQTNVTGTQNVAEACRRHRVRRLVHTSTSEVYGTARTAPIAESHPLQPQSPYSASKIGADMMALSFHHAFELPVTVVRPFNTYGPRQSARAVIPTILAQLHAGSREIHLGSLAPTRDFTYVTDTAAGFLAVAQCDQALGEVVNLGSGEEISIGDLARALITASGRDAEVVVDPSRLRPSGSEVQRLLSDNSRARDWAGWKPQVPLTEGLRRTSDWIAANLALFAPDRYQV; translated from the coding sequence ATGAACAGCTGGACCGACCGCACCGTCCTCGTCACCGGCGCCGAGGGCTTCATCGGCTCGACGCTGGTGGACCTGCTGGTGGCCCGGGGCGCGCGGGTGCGGGCCTTCGTGCACTACAAGCCCTACGCGGAGAAGGGACACCTCGCGCGCTACCTCGCGGACCCGGACGGCCCGGTGGAGATGTGGGCGGGCGACATCCGCGACGCGGGCCGGGTCAGCGACGCGGTGGCGGGCTGCGACACCGTCTTCCACCTGGCGGCGCTGATCGGGATCCCGTACAGCTACGCCTCGCCGGGCGCGTACGTGCAGACGAACGTGACGGGCACGCAGAACGTGGCGGAGGCCTGCCGCCGCCACCGCGTCCGCCGCCTCGTGCACACCTCCACCAGCGAGGTCTACGGCACGGCCCGCACGGCGCCCATCGCCGAGAGCCACCCGCTCCAGCCCCAGTCCCCGTACTCGGCGTCCAAGATCGGCGCGGACATGATGGCGCTCTCCTTCCACCACGCCTTCGAGCTGCCGGTGACGGTGGTGCGCCCGTTCAACACCTACGGGCCGCGCCAGTCGGCGCGCGCGGTGATTCCGACGATCCTGGCCCAGCTGCACGCGGGTTCGAGGGAGATCCACCTGGGCTCGCTCGCCCCGACCCGGGACTTCACGTACGTGACGGACACGGCCGCCGGCTTCCTGGCGGTGGCGCAGTGCGACCAGGCGCTGGGCGAGGTGGTCAACCTGGGCAGCGGCGAGGAGATCTCCATCGGCGACCTGGCCCGCGCGCTGATCACCGCCTCGGGCCGGGACGCGGAGGTGGTCGTGGACCCCTCCCGGCTGCGCCCCTCGGGCAGCGAGGTACAGCGGCTCCTCTCGGATAACTCCCGCGCCCGCGACTGGGCGGGCTGGAAGCCGCAGGTCCCCCTCACGGAGGGCCTGCGGCGCACCTCGGACTGGATCGCGGCGAACCTCGCCCTCTTCGCCCCGGACCGCTACCAGGTCTAG
- a CDS encoding RluA family pseudouridine synthase: protein MSTIPEIRTLPVPDGLEGERIDAAIARMFGFSRTKAAELAAAGKVSVDGSVVGKSERVHGGAWLEVEMPAPPRPVEVVAEPVPGMEIVHDDDDIVVIMKPVGVAAHPSPGWTGTTVIGGLAAAGYRISTSGAAERQGIVHRLDVGTSGLMAVAKSERAYTSLKNQFRERVVDKRYHALVQGHPDPMSGTIDAPIGRHPSADYKWAVTQDGKASVTHYDLIEAFRAASLLDIKLETGRTHQIRVHMAAHRHPCVGDLTYGADPTVAKRLGLTRQWLHAVRLGFEHPSDGQWVEFESTYPADLQHALDVIRAESE, encoded by the coding sequence GTGAGTACGATTCCCGAGATCCGCACCCTGCCCGTTCCCGATGGCCTCGAGGGCGAGCGCATCGACGCCGCCATCGCCCGTATGTTCGGTTTCTCCCGGACGAAGGCGGCCGAGCTCGCGGCCGCGGGGAAGGTGTCGGTCGACGGCAGTGTCGTCGGGAAGTCCGAGCGCGTGCACGGTGGCGCCTGGCTCGAAGTCGAGATGCCCGCGCCGCCGCGGCCGGTCGAGGTCGTCGCCGAGCCCGTCCCCGGCATGGAGATCGTCCATGACGACGACGACATCGTCGTCATCATGAAGCCGGTGGGCGTCGCCGCCCACCCGAGCCCCGGCTGGACCGGCACCACCGTCATCGGCGGCCTCGCCGCCGCCGGCTACCGGATCTCGACCTCCGGCGCCGCCGAGCGCCAGGGCATCGTGCACCGCCTCGACGTCGGCACGTCCGGCCTGATGGCCGTCGCCAAGTCGGAGCGGGCCTACACCTCGCTGAAGAACCAGTTCCGCGAGCGCGTCGTGGACAAGCGCTACCACGCGCTGGTGCAGGGCCACCCGGACCCGATGAGCGGCACGATCGACGCGCCGATCGGCCGCCATCCCAGCGCGGACTACAAGTGGGCCGTGACCCAGGACGGCAAGGCGTCGGTCACCCACTACGACCTGATCGAGGCCTTCCGCGCCGCCTCGCTGCTGGACATCAAGCTGGAGACCGGGCGTACGCACCAGATCCGCGTGCACATGGCTGCGCACCGGCACCCCTGCGTCGGCGACCTGACGTACGGCGCGGACCCGACGGTGGCGAAGCGGCTGGGTCTGACCCGGCAGTGGCTGCACGCGGTGCGGCTGGGCTTCGAGCACCCGTCGGACGGCCAGTGGGTGGAGTTCGAGAGCACCTACCCGGCGGACCTCCAGCACGCGCTGGACGTGATCCGGGCCGAGAGCGAGTGA
- a CDS encoding site-specific integrase: MDDESTPGRKAANGEDSIYWDKSKGRFIGAVSLGYTPAGKRHRPKVSGKTKTEVRRKLRELRKELEQGAKAPAHHTVKQAVETWLAQGLKGRAPKSLETYRYLAATHIYPSLGAAKVRLLEADTLDEWLDEKAEVLATSSLRLLLSVLRRSIAHAQRRGRATRNVAELVAVPEGRPGRPSKSLTLEQATALLSAQEGKWIHVYVVVSLLVGTRPEETRPLTWAHVHIAPNDGSKPHIDVWRSVRRTGDTKTRKSRRSLAMPKQAVEVLEGHRNRQQAQFKAAGKTWTEQGLVFPSRVGRVMDASSVRINLRSLLKEAGFNNPAEWTTRELRTSFVSLLSDHGVPIEAISRLVGHNGSNTTERVYRKQIRPVITEGAEAMDEIFSRGHDGDAEAP; the protein is encoded by the coding sequence ATGGACGACGAGAGCACGCCGGGCCGGAAGGCAGCCAACGGCGAGGACTCGATCTACTGGGACAAGTCCAAGGGGCGCTTCATCGGGGCTGTTTCCCTGGGCTACACCCCTGCGGGGAAGCGCCACCGTCCCAAGGTGTCCGGCAAGACGAAGACCGAGGTGCGGCGGAAGCTACGGGAGCTCCGCAAAGAGCTGGAGCAGGGAGCCAAGGCACCCGCCCACCACACCGTGAAGCAGGCCGTGGAGACCTGGCTGGCGCAAGGACTCAAGGGCAGGGCTCCAAAGAGCCTGGAGACCTACCGCTACCTGGCCGCGACGCACATCTACCCGTCCCTCGGCGCGGCCAAGGTGCGCTTGCTGGAGGCGGACACGCTGGACGAATGGCTTGACGAGAAGGCCGAGGTACTAGCCACCAGTTCGTTGCGGCTGCTGCTTTCAGTCCTGCGGCGGTCCATTGCGCATGCGCAGAGGCGTGGCCGGGCAACGCGCAACGTGGCCGAGTTGGTCGCGGTGCCGGAGGGGCGGCCCGGTCGGCCCAGCAAGTCCCTGACCCTGGAGCAGGCAACCGCGTTGCTCAGCGCCCAGGAGGGGAAGTGGATCCACGTGTACGTGGTCGTGTCGCTCCTGGTGGGGACGCGTCCGGAGGAGACGCGTCCCTTGACCTGGGCCCACGTCCACATCGCGCCGAACGACGGCAGCAAGCCGCACATCGACGTGTGGCGGTCCGTGCGAAGGACCGGGGACACGAAGACGCGGAAGAGTCGGCGTTCCCTGGCCATGCCGAAGCAGGCGGTGGAGGTGCTGGAGGGGCATCGGAATCGGCAGCAGGCCCAGTTCAAGGCCGCCGGCAAGACCTGGACTGAGCAGGGCCTCGTCTTTCCGTCAAGGGTGGGCCGTGTGATGGACGCCAGCAGTGTGCGCATCAACCTGCGCTCACTGCTGAAGGAAGCTGGATTCAACAATCCGGCAGAGTGGACGACCCGGGAGCTGAGGACGAGCTTCGTCTCCCTGCTCTCAGACCACGGGGTGCCCATCGAAGCGATCTCCCGGCTGGTTGGGCACAACGGGAGCAACACGACGGAACGCGTGTACCGCAAGCAGATCCGGCCCGTTATCACCGAAGGTGCCGAGGCGATGGACGAGATCTTCTCCCGCGGCCACGATGGCGACGCTGAAGCACCTTAA
- a CDS encoding YfjI family protein, with the protein MTPHDPELWAGFDEMTPEDIAGPGWDEPVPLNPRGQLPAFPVDALPGWLAAMTAGVAEETQTPVDLAGCLALAVVGAAAGGRLTVTVRGQWSEPVNLYTAVALPPGNRKSAVFGLMTKPLLAAEKALIELTAPQRAEAAASARISKAASERAEKLAVNADPEKLAGLTAQAISLAEAAERAVVPAEPQLVADDVTAESLTSLLAQQDGRIAILSPEGEIFEIIAGRYSGVPNMGIFLKGHAGDMARVNRQARDAQYIENPAITMGLAVQPDVLDSIGQIKGADGRGLLARFLYSKPKSLVGYRNLTPELLSPDTAGTYAKTLGHLALTLAGWTETAALTLTPEADAILLAYQRVTESRLGKDGSLAPIVNWASKRDGAVARIAGLLHLAAYPEAAWTRPIAASTMAAATRLGDYFTAHALDVFNAMKADPAQEAAHTVLTHLSETRTGSFTKRDLFRAMPRSEFPAMSDLDPALDLLEEHGWVRQQPPPPRTTRGGRPPPPRYETHPRITPAV; encoded by the coding sequence ATGACTCCGCACGACCCCGAGCTGTGGGCCGGGTTCGATGAGATGACCCCAGAGGACATCGCCGGGCCCGGGTGGGACGAGCCCGTACCGCTCAACCCGCGCGGGCAGCTCCCCGCCTTCCCTGTGGATGCTCTGCCCGGCTGGCTCGCCGCCATGACCGCCGGCGTCGCCGAGGAGACCCAGACGCCCGTCGACCTCGCCGGGTGCCTGGCTCTCGCCGTCGTCGGGGCCGCCGCCGGCGGGCGCCTGACGGTGACCGTGCGGGGGCAGTGGAGCGAACCGGTCAACCTCTACACCGCCGTGGCCCTGCCTCCCGGCAACCGCAAGAGCGCCGTGTTCGGCCTCATGACCAAGCCTCTCCTCGCCGCCGAGAAGGCCCTCATCGAGCTCACGGCACCCCAGCGGGCTGAGGCCGCAGCCTCCGCCCGGATCTCGAAGGCCGCGTCCGAACGGGCTGAGAAGCTGGCGGTCAACGCAGATCCCGAGAAGCTGGCCGGCCTGACCGCCCAGGCTATCTCGCTGGCCGAGGCCGCCGAGCGAGCCGTCGTTCCAGCGGAGCCGCAGCTTGTCGCTGACGACGTCACGGCCGAGAGCCTGACCAGCCTCCTCGCCCAGCAGGACGGACGCATCGCGATCCTGTCCCCCGAGGGTGAGATCTTCGAGATCATCGCCGGACGCTACTCCGGCGTCCCCAACATGGGGATCTTTCTCAAGGGCCACGCCGGCGACATGGCACGCGTCAACCGCCAGGCCCGAGACGCCCAGTACATCGAGAACCCCGCCATCACCATGGGCTTGGCCGTCCAGCCGGACGTCCTGGACTCCATCGGCCAGATCAAGGGCGCCGACGGACGCGGCCTCCTCGCCCGCTTCCTGTACTCCAAGCCCAAATCCCTCGTCGGTTACCGCAACCTCACCCCCGAACTCCTCAGCCCCGACACCGCCGGCACCTACGCCAAGACCCTTGGGCACCTGGCCCTGACTTTGGCGGGCTGGACCGAGACCGCCGCACTCACCCTCACCCCCGAGGCGGACGCGATCCTCCTCGCCTACCAGCGCGTCACCGAATCGCGCCTCGGCAAGGACGGCAGCCTCGCGCCGATCGTGAACTGGGCCAGTAAGCGCGACGGCGCCGTCGCCCGCATCGCCGGCCTCCTCCACCTCGCTGCCTACCCCGAGGCCGCCTGGACCCGGCCCATCGCCGCCTCCACCATGGCCGCGGCCACCCGCCTCGGGGACTACTTCACCGCCCATGCCCTAGACGTCTTCAACGCCATGAAGGCCGACCCCGCCCAGGAAGCCGCCCACACCGTCCTGACCCACCTGAGCGAGACCCGAACCGGGTCCTTCACCAAGCGCGACCTCTTCCGCGCGATGCCCCGAAGCGAGTTCCCCGCCATGAGCGACCTCGACCCTGCCCTGGACCTCCTGGAGGAACACGGCTGGGTCCGCCAGCAGCCCCCGCCGCCCCGCACCACACGCGGCGGCCGGCCCCCCCCCCCCCGCTACGAGACCCACCCCCGCATCACCCCTGCCGTCTGA
- a CDS encoding excisionase family DNA-binding protein yields MEEAAELLNVGRSTAFEEIRLGRLRTVRVGRRRLVPTEYVDEYVELLKHEAQAAA; encoded by the coding sequence GTGGAAGAAGCCGCAGAACTCCTCAACGTCGGCCGCTCCACAGCGTTCGAGGAGATCCGACTCGGTCGCCTGCGGACGGTCCGAGTCGGCAGGCGACGGCTCGTACCCACGGAGTATGTCGACGAGTACGTCGAACTCCTCAAGCACGAGGCGCAGGCCGCCGCGTAG
- a CDS encoding UDP-N-acetylglucosamine--N-acetylmuramyl-(pentapeptide) pyrophosphoryl-undecaprenol N-acetylglucosamine transferase produces MTTRSTRHKPAALSVVIGAGGTGGHIYPGLALAEALRAAVPGAVVSFIGTERGLETELIPGAGYRLHTVDMIPFDPALGARRYLLPAALLKSAHQARSVIRAQGAQVAVGMGGYPSAPAVLGARLAGLPAVIHESNAVPGRANRFAARLTPHVAVAFDRSRGRLAGGERALTTGMPISAALSGLAELAAPARAALRAEARRALGVPLGRRLVVFNGGSLGAVRLTRAAAALAGLWQHRDDVQLLVKTGPAALADTVAELAASGGQRIARALPYLDRMDLVYAAADLVVCRAGSATVAELAATGVPAVLVPYPYAPGDHQTHNARVLSDAGAGLLLPDAETTAERLAALVGPLLADPARLASMAGAADPGPHARAAELLAAEVLRVAGLPLPLPALERI; encoded by the coding sequence ATGACCACTCGAAGCACGCGACACAAGCCCGCGGCGCTCTCCGTCGTGATTGGTGCGGGCGGCACCGGCGGGCACATCTACCCGGGGCTCGCCCTCGCCGAGGCGCTGCGCGCGGCCGTCCCCGGCGCCGTGGTCTCGTTCATCGGGACCGAGCGGGGCCTGGAGACCGAGCTGATCCCGGGCGCCGGCTACCGCCTGCACACCGTCGACATGATCCCCTTCGACCCGGCGCTGGGCGCGAGGCGCTACCTGCTGCCCGCGGCGCTGCTGAAGTCGGCGCACCAGGCCCGGTCGGTGATCCGGGCCCAGGGTGCGCAGGTCGCCGTCGGCATGGGCGGCTACCCGAGTGCGCCCGCCGTGCTCGGGGCGCGGCTGGCCGGGCTGCCCGCCGTGATCCACGAGTCCAACGCGGTGCCGGGCCGCGCCAACCGGTTCGCCGCCCGGCTCACCCCGCACGTGGCGGTGGCCTTCGACCGCAGCCGGGGCCGGCTGGCGGGCGGGGAACGGGCGCTGACCACCGGGATGCCGATCTCCGCGGCCCTGTCCGGGCTCGCGGAACTCGCCGCGCCCGCCCGGGCGGCGCTGCGCGCCGAGGCGCGGCGGGCGCTCGGGGTCCCCCTCGGGCGGCGCCTGGTCGTCTTCAACGGCGGCAGCCTGGGCGCCGTCCGCCTGACCCGGGCCGCCGCCGCGCTGGCCGGGCTGTGGCAGCACCGGGACGACGTACAACTGCTGGTCAAGACGGGTCCGGCGGCGCTCGCGGACACCGTCGCCGAGCTCGCGGCGTCCGGCGGGCAGCGCATCGCGCGGGCCCTGCCGTACCTGGACCGGATGGACCTGGTGTACGCGGCCGCCGACCTCGTGGTGTGCCGGGCCGGTTCGGCGACGGTCGCGGAGCTGGCGGCGACCGGCGTCCCGGCCGTCCTCGTCCCCTACCCGTACGCCCCGGGCGACCACCAGACCCACAACGCGCGGGTGCTGTCCGACGCGGGCGCCGGGCTGCTGCTGCCCGACGCGGAGACCACCGCCGAACGGCTCGCCGCGCTCGTCGGCCCGCTGCTGGCCGATCCGGCCCGGCTGGCGTCCATGGCCGGCGCCGCCGACCCCGGCCCGCACGCGCGGGCCGCGGAACTGCTGGCCGCGGAGGTCCTCCGCGTGGCCGGCCTCCCCCTCCCCCTCCCGGCTCTGGAGCGCATATGA
- a CDS encoding Na+/H+ antiporter: protein MDQLALLFVLLLGAVVTVPLGDRLGLPAPVLMTIGGAALAWVPAVPNVDIPPELILPLVLPPLLYASVQRTSWRQFAANVRPILLLAVALVFVTTAAVAATAHAIVPGLPIAAAVALGALVAPPDPVAATAVAGSLGLPRRMVSILEGEGLFNDVTAIVLYHVAVAAAVSGSFSWPDALGEFVLSAVVAVAVGLALGWAANRLMGLLGDATLQIGLTLLVPFVAYVVAEEMQGSGVLAVLTTALFLAEYANDADDVLGRLAGHTFWEVVDMLVTGVAFGLIGLELHNVFGTAHGREWEMAGWAAAVIGVVVGVRLVWLLPAGWLAKRLHTRRDYDEEIPLSWRESVVMWWAGMRGVASVALAIAIPLRTEAGDPFPARDEIVFIAFAVIMATLVLQGLTLPWLVRRLGVEADSDAEKETERQLAIRAAKAAKRRLKEIEEVEDLPEDLVETLYRRAYDVGARISPEMVDEERREAYVQRVARIRDVQRIQREMMSAARHEVLSARSEPGADPEIVDRVLRYLDVRSLRS, encoded by the coding sequence GTGGATCAGCTTGCTCTCCTGTTCGTGCTGCTGCTCGGGGCCGTGGTCACAGTGCCGCTCGGAGACCGGCTCGGGCTGCCCGCACCCGTGCTCATGACCATCGGCGGAGCCGCCCTCGCGTGGGTGCCCGCCGTGCCCAATGTCGACATCCCGCCCGAGCTCATCCTGCCGCTCGTGCTGCCGCCGCTGCTGTACGCCTCCGTGCAGCGGACCTCCTGGCGGCAGTTCGCGGCCAATGTCCGGCCGATCCTGCTGCTCGCCGTGGCCCTGGTGTTCGTCACGACCGCGGCCGTCGCCGCCACCGCGCACGCCATCGTGCCCGGGCTGCCCATCGCCGCCGCCGTCGCGCTCGGCGCGCTCGTCGCCCCGCCCGACCCCGTCGCCGCCACGGCCGTGGCCGGATCGCTCGGGCTGCCCCGCCGCATGGTCTCGATCCTGGAGGGCGAGGGGCTCTTCAACGACGTGACGGCGATCGTGCTCTACCACGTGGCCGTGGCCGCCGCCGTCAGCGGGAGCTTCTCCTGGCCGGACGCGCTCGGCGAGTTCGTGCTGTCCGCAGTCGTCGCCGTCGCCGTCGGGCTCGCGCTCGGCTGGGCCGCCAACCGGCTGATGGGGCTGCTGGGCGACGCCACGCTGCAGATCGGGCTCACGCTGCTCGTGCCGTTCGTCGCGTACGTGGTGGCCGAGGAGATGCAGGGCTCGGGGGTGCTGGCCGTGCTGACGACCGCCCTGTTCCTGGCCGAGTACGCGAACGACGCCGACGACGTGCTGGGGCGGCTCGCCGGGCACACCTTCTGGGAGGTCGTCGACATGCTGGTCACGGGGGTGGCGTTCGGGCTGATCGGGCTGGAGCTGCACAACGTGTTCGGCACGGCGCACGGGCGCGAGTGGGAGATGGCCGGGTGGGCGGCGGCCGTGATCGGGGTCGTGGTCGGCGTACGGCTGGTCTGGCTGCTGCCGGCCGGCTGGCTCGCCAAGCGGCTGCACACACGGCGCGACTACGACGAGGAGATCCCGCTGAGCTGGCGGGAGAGCGTGGTCATGTGGTGGGCCGGGATGCGGGGAGTGGCCTCCGTGGCCCTGGCCATCGCGATCCCCCTGCGCACGGAGGCGGGCGACCCCTTCCCCGCGCGGGACGAGATCGTCTTCATCGCCTTCGCCGTGATCATGGCGACGCTGGTCCTGCAGGGGCTGACCCTGCCGTGGCTGGTGCGCCGGCTCGGGGTGGAGGCCGACTCCGACGCGGAGAAGGAGACCGAACGGCAGCTGGCGATCCGCGCCGCGAAGGCCGCGAAGCGGCGGCTGAAGGAGATCGAGGAGGTGGAGGACCTCCCCGAGGACCTGGTGGAGACGCTGTACCGGCGCGCCTACGACGTGGGGGCCCGGATCAGCCCCGAGATGGTGGACGAGGAGCGGCGGGAGGCGTACGTGCAGCGGGTGGCACGGATCCGGGACGTGCAGCGGATCCAGCGCGAGATGATGTCGGCCGCCCGCCACGAGGTGCTCTCCGCCCGCAGCGAACCCGGCGCCGATCCGGAGATCGTGGACCGGGTGCTGCGGTACCTGGACGTGCGGAGCCTGCGGAGCTAG